The following are encoded together in the Scytonema millei VB511283 genome:
- a CDS encoding ATP-dependent helicase produces MGAQQYAPTTPAKWEQIRNSLRPGQQQMADWQGGQLAVSAVPGAGKSTGMAAATAIAIARYQLHAKRAIVVVTFTRSAAANIKGKIRRYLREELSLPPRGFTVNTLHGLALNIASRYPDLSGLPLDSATLITPNQSHRLIRTCVEQWIAANPRLYSRLLEGRQFDGEETERLRRQSVLRTEVLPALAYLVIHEAKSSGYQPQQLRVLGEQAIDEYEILTVAAGLYEQYQNLMRSRDLIDYDDMILAALRVLENPSARRNEQKQVFAVFEDEAQDSSPLQTKLLEILAQDPENPDLPANLIRVGDPNQAINSTFTPADPIYFRRFCEECQQQQRLATMDMAGRSTRIVIAAANFMLGWANGREQGAGSREQGAGSREQGRRGQGGQGRQGSNSSHQPLATSHAPLPFREQTIHPVSLDDPQPDANPAPIGGGLELHTPRDIHHTAELIGQRVVALCQAGSNGETPTTETPNSLRMAVLVRENRQGRWLAEAIAPICQEHNIVVYEVSESDRHSQVPAEVLALLQFLDRPHSPDYLKAALEVLVQRQLIQPQDLNALATIPEQFLYPGPLDAPQPEPAQKASHLCRSLLRARMELPPYQLISFLALTLNYDQAELATADKLAERVQQQLAGNGNNNLAAMLIVLSEIVNSERFEAVDAEDSEARYTRPGQLTIITMHKAKGLDWDCVFIPFLHENTIPGNLRVLPQAHFLGDFTVAEVARAQIRAALHEQFPLPDIATAWEQAKQLKTAEEFRLLYVAITRAKRLLWISAAQKAPFTWSKPENLDNSRPCPVFSALVRQFPRAVVRA; encoded by the coding sequence ATGGGCGCACAGCAGTACGCCCCTACGACTCCCGCCAAATGGGAACAGATCCGCAACAGCTTGCGCCCAGGACAGCAACAAATGGCAGATTGGCAGGGGGGACAGTTGGCAGTCTCGGCAGTCCCAGGGGCAGGAAAATCGACGGGAATGGCAGCAGCAACGGCAATTGCGATCGCCCGCTATCAGTTACACGCCAAACGTGCGATCGTAGTTGTTACATTTACTCGTTCTGCGGCAGCAAACATTAAAGGTAAGATTCGCAGGTATTTACGAGAAGAATTATCCCTACCGCCAAGAGGATTCACTGTCAATACCCTACACGGTTTGGCGCTGAATATTGCCAGCCGCTATCCTGACTTGTCGGGACTGCCGTTGGATAGCGCGACGTTAATCACGCCCAATCAGAGCCACCGCTTGATTCGGACTTGTGTAGAACAGTGGATTGCTGCTAATCCCCGCTTGTATTCTCGGTTACTCGAAGGTAGGCAATTTGACGGCGAAGAAACAGAACGCTTACGGCGACAGTCGGTATTGCGGACAGAAGTACTACCAGCATTAGCTTATTTAGTCATTCACGAAGCGAAAAGCTCTGGATATCAACCGCAACAGTTGCGAGTGTTGGGCGAACAGGCAATAGACGAATATGAAATTTTGACCGTCGCTGCCGGATTGTACGAACAGTATCAGAATTTAATGCGATCGCGCGATTTAATCGACTACGACGACATGATTTTGGCAGCGCTACGGGTACTAGAAAATCCTAGCGCCAGACGCAACGAACAAAAGCAAGTTTTTGCCGTATTTGAAGATGAGGCTCAGGACTCTTCACCCCTGCAAACCAAACTCTTAGAAATTCTGGCACAAGATCCAGAAAACCCAGATTTACCAGCGAATTTAATTCGAGTTGGCGACCCCAACCAAGCAATTAATTCTACCTTTACTCCAGCCGACCCAATTTATTTTCGTCGCTTCTGCGAAGAGTGCCAACAGCAACAACGATTGGCAACGATGGATATGGCAGGACGCAGCACTAGGATTGTCATTGCCGCAGCTAACTTTATGTTGGGGTGGGCGAATGGAAGGGAGCAGGGAGCAGGGAGCAGGGAGCAGGGAGCAGGGAGTAGGGAGCAGGGAAGAAGGGGACAAGGGGGACAAGGGAGACAAGGGAGCAATTCTAGCCACCAGCCACTAGCCACTAGCCACGCACCACTGCCATTTCGAGAGCAGACGATTCATCCGGTTAGCTTAGATGACCCACAGCCGGATGCTAATCCTGCGCCGATTGGTGGGGGGTTGGAGTTGCATACGCCTCGCGATATTCATCACACGGCAGAATTAATTGGTCAGCGGGTAGTGGCATTATGTCAAGCAGGATCGAATGGAGAAACACCCACTACAGAAACGCCAAATAGTCTGCGGATGGCTGTTTTAGTTAGGGAAAACAGACAGGGACGATGGCTGGCTGAAGCGATCGCGCCGATTTGCCAAGAGCATAATATCGTAGTGTATGAGGTTTCGGAAAGCGATCGCCACTCTCAAGTTCCAGCGGAAGTGCTGGCGCTGCTGCAATTCCTCGACCGTCCCCACTCCCCCGACTATCTCAAAGCTGCCTTGGAAGTTTTGGTACAGCGTCAGTTAATCCAGCCGCAAGATTTGAATGCGCTGGCAACCATTCCCGAACAATTTCTGTATCCTGGTCCTTTAGACGCACCTCAACCCGAACCAGCTCAAAAAGCTAGTCATTTGTGCCGCAGCCTGCTCCGCGCTCGAATGGAGTTACCTCCCTATCAATTAATTTCCTTTCTTGCCTTAACATTAAACTACGACCAAGCAGAACTCGCGACAGCAGATAAGCTAGCGGAACGAGTGCAGCAACAACTTGCTGGTAATGGCAACAATAATTTGGCTGCAATGCTGATAGTGCTGAGCGAAATTGTCAATTCAGAACGATTTGAAGCGGTGGACGCGGAAGATTCCGAGGCACGTTATACCCGTCCTGGGCAACTGACAATTATTACCATGCACAAAGCTAAAGGATTGGATTGGGACTGCGTATTTATTCCGTTTTTACACGAAAATACAATTCCTGGAAATCTGCGCGTTTTACCTCAAGCTCATTTTTTGGGAGATTTCACCGTTGCAGAAGTTGCCCGCGCCCAAATCCGTGCTGCCTTGCACGAACAATTTCCCTTACCCGATATTGCTACGGCGTGGGAACAGGCAAAACAACTTAAGACAGCAGAAGAGTTTCGCTTACTTTATGTCGCCATCACTCGCGCCAAACGTTTACTGTGGATTTCTGCGGCACAAAAAGCACCTTTCACTTGGAGCAAACCTGAAAATTTAGATAACAGTCGCCCCTGTCCGGTATTTTCGGCTTTAGTGCGTCAATTTCCGCGAGCGGTAGTCAGAGCATGA